Proteins from one Phocoena sinus isolate mPhoSin1 chromosome 8, mPhoSin1.pri, whole genome shotgun sequence genomic window:
- the STX3 gene encoding LOW QUALITY PROTEIN: syntaxin-3 (The sequence of the model RefSeq protein was modified relative to this genomic sequence to represent the inferred CDS: deleted 1 base in 1 codon), whose amino-acid sequence MKDRLEQLKAKQLTQDDDADEVEIAIDNTAFMDEFFSEIEETRLNIDKISEHVEEAKKLYSIILSAPIPEPKTKDDLEQLTTEIKKRANNVRNKLKSMERHIEEDEVRSSADLRIRKSQHSVLSRKFVEVMTKYNETQVDFRERSKGRIQRQLEITGRKTTDGELEEMLESGNPAIFTSGIIDSQISKQALSEIEGRHKDIVRLESSIKELHDMFVDIAMLVENQGEMLDNIELNVMHTVDHVEKAREETKRAVKYQGQARKKLIIIIVVVVVLLGILALVIGLSVGLK is encoded by the exons AAGCAGCTGACACAGGATGACGATGCCGATGAGGTCGAGATTGCTATTGACAACACAGCTTTCATGGATGAGTTCTTTTCTGAG ATCGAGGAAACTCGACTCAACATTGACAAGATCTCAGAGCACGTGGAGGAAGCTAAGAAGCTCTACAGTATCATTCTGTCTGCACCCATTCCAGAGCCAA AAACCAAGGATGACCTGGAGCAGCTCACGACTGAGATCAAGAAAAGGGCCAACAACGTCCGGAACAAACTGAAGa GCATGGAGAGGCATATTGAAGAAGACGAGGTCCGGTCGTCAGCAGACCTTCGGATTCGGAAATCCCAG CACTCTGTCCTCTCCCGGAAGTTTGTGGAGGTGATGACCAAATACAACGAG ACCCAGGTGGACTTCCGTGAACGCAGCAAAGGGCGAATCCAGCGGCAGCTCGAGATCA CCGGCAGGAAGACAACAGATGGGGAGCTGGAGGAGATGCTGGAGAGTGGGAACCCTGCCATCTTCACCTCGGGG ATCATCGACTCTCAGATTTCCAAGCAAGCCCTCAGTGAGATCGAGGGACGGCACAAGGACATCGTGAGGCTGGAGAGCAGCATCAAGGAGCTTCACGACATGTTCGTGGATATCGCCATGCTGGTGGAGAACCAG GGTGAGATGTTAGATAACATAGAGTTGAATGTCATGCACACGGTGGACCACGTGGAGAAGGCTCGGGAGGAAACAAAAAGAGCCGTGAAGTACCAGGGTCAGGCCCGGAAG AAATTGATAATTATCATTGTGGTAGTGGTTGTATTGCTGGGCATTTTAGCGTTGGTTATTGGACTTTCCGTTGGGCTGAAGTAA
- the MRPL16 gene encoding 39S ribosomal protein L16, mitochondrial: MWRLLARARAPVLRAPLLDSWAAPPASAGLKTLLPVPTFEDVSIPEKPKLRFVERVPLVPKVRREPKNLSDIRGPSTEATEFTEGSFAILALGGGYLHWGHFEMMRLTINRSMDAKNMFALWRVPAPSKPITRKSMGQRMGGGKGAIDHYVTPVKAGRLIVEMGGRCEFQEVRGFLNQVAHKLPFPAKAVSRETLEKMWKDQEERERNNQNPWTFERIVTANMLGYGKCWSPYDLTHKGRYWGKFYMPERV; encoded by the exons ATGTGGCGGCTGCTGGCTCGCGCCCGCGCGCCCGTCCTGCGGGCGCCTTTGTTAG ATTCTTGGGCAGCGCCGCCCGCCAGCGCTGGCCTAAAGACGCTGCTCCCGGTGCCCACTTTTGAAG ATGTTTCCATTCCTGAAAAGCCCAAGCTTAGGTTTGTTGAAAGGGTACCACTTGTGCCAAAAGTGAGAAGAGAGCCTAAAAACCTGAGTGACATAAGGGGACCTTCCACTGAAGCCACTGAGTTCACTGAAGGCAGTTTTGCGATCTTG GCACTGGGTGGCGGTTACCTCCATTGGGGGCATTTTGAAATGATGCGCCTGACAATCAACCGCTCTATGGACGCCAAGAACATGTTCGCCTTATGGCGAGTACCAGCCCCTTCCAAGCCCATCACCCGCAAGAGTATGGGACAGCGCATGGGGGGCGGCAAAGGCGCCATCGACCACTACGTGACCCCTGTGAAGGCTGGCCGCCTCATAGTAGAGATGGGCGGGCGTTGCGAATTCCAAGAGGTACGGGGTTTCCTCAACCAGGTTGCCCACAAGTTGCCCTTCCCCGCGAAGGCCGTGAGCCGTGAGACTCTAGAGAAGATGTGGAAAGATCAAGAAGAACGAGAACGGAACAACCAAAACCCCTGGACCTTTGAGCGCATTGTCACCGCCAACATGCTGGGTTACGGAAAGTGCTGGAGCCCCTACGACCTGACCCATAAGGGGCGATACTGGGGCAAGTTCTACATGCCTGAGCGTGTGTAG